The Firmicutes bacterium CAG:345 genome has a window encoding:
- a CDS encoding carbohydrate kinase family protein (product inferred by homology to UniProt) — MKDKLLKKILIPRSPLANKGNFGHALIYAGSDNFLGAAYLTCQSAIFGGAGYVDLCYDSPCFANSLPEVIYTKRENLKEINLNRISSILFGNGLDYPNKWIQQDLDYLLLNYTKKLVVDATGLKYLKNFLLKHNPNEICPQLILTPHIKEFCNLFDIGYIDSNVLNYEKYLNSILKIFSRCTIILKSYNTLIKDNKERFFIDKVNPGLAKAGSGDCYSGLLVSFLAYLNCPTIYSCYASYKIFSIAGLKLRKKISSASFQASKVAEEIPHILKKYIK, encoded by the coding sequence ATGAAAGATAAGTTATTAAAGAAAATACTTATACCACGTTCACCTTTAGCAAATAAAGGAAATTTTGGCCATGCATTAATTTATGCTGGAAGCGATAATTTTCTCGGTGCCGCTTATTTAACTTGTCAAAGTGCTATTTTTGGCGGTGCTGGATATGTTGATCTTTGTTATGATTCTCCTTGTTTTGCCAATTCTTTACCTGAAGTTATCTATACAAAACGTGAAAATTTAAAAGAAATAAATTTGAACAGAATTTCTTCAATATTATTTGGAAATGGTTTAGATTATCCAAATAAATGGATTCAACAAGATTTGGATTATTTACTATTGAATTACACAAAAAAATTAGTTGTTGATGCCACTGGTCTTAAATATCTTAAAAATTTCTTATTAAAGCATAATCCTAATGAAATTTGTCCACAATTGATTTTAACTCCTCATATAAAAGAGTTTTGCAATCTTTTTGATATCGGTTATATTGATTCTAATGTTTTAAATTATGAAAAGTATTTAAATTCTATTTTAAAAATTTTTTCTCGTTGTACTATTATTTTAAAAAGCTATAATACTTTGATTAAGGATAATAAAGAAAGATTTTTTATCGATAAAGTTAATCCTGGACTAGCTAAAGCTGGAAGTGGTGATTGTTATAGTGGATTACTAGTCTCTTTTCTAGCCTATTTAAATTGTCCTACCATTTATTCTTGTTATGCTAGTTATAAAATTTTTTCTATCGCTGGCTTAAAATTGCGTAAAAAAATTTCTTCTGCTTCCTTTCAAGCAAGCAAGGTTGCAGAAGAAATTCCTCATATACTTAAAAAATATATAAAGTAA
- a CDS encoding unknown (no significant homology to UniProt) translates to MFFNQNYTDGCYRSKILIPCQEEKTIRFSPCRGYYFDNPCCPEVYIGNNTTTTPTGEGGTTV, encoded by the coding sequence ATGTTTTTTAACCAAAATTATACTGATGGTTGCTATCGTTCAAAAATTTTAATTCCTTGCCAAGAAGAAAAAACAATCAGATTTAGTCCATGTAGAGGATATTATTTTGATAATCCTTGTTGCCCGGAAGTTTATATAGGAAATAATACTACTACAACACCTACTGGTGAAGGTGGAACTACAGTATAA